The DNA segment CCTACACCAACTAATGTAACTACCACTTAACAGCATAGCAGAAAATGTTGCAAATTTTGTCACAGGTTGATTTGCCAATTATTGAGAATCATCTTCTATCATTACAGTCTGTTGCTTCAAGGTCATATCACTGCAATGATCTTAGTAGATTTTGATGGTCTTACCAAAACTTTTTATTAACACAtcctataattttattttaaagaaaaaagaacttATGAAGTGAATATAGCAATTTTGGTAGATCAAGATTGAATAGCAGAATATCTTCACAGTAAAATTAGTTTAAAACAATCAGAAAAGATAATAATTattaattgtttaatttaaattatacATCATGAAATAACTGATAATTAGTCCTGTCATTGTAATTTATTTCACTTTATATATGGTCGACATAAGACGTCAGTTCTTTATTAACAATATTCTTTTTTCCATAGACTTGTGATAAATGCAGCCCCTACCATGTTACTGTAAGAGAAATTtcattttataatatatttttttcattctttGGAAGAGGAAGAATTTGATAGGACAAATTAAGGCCTTATCTTTTACTCCATTTTTTAAGAGAGTGAGGAAATTTCATGTTATCTATCTCTTTACctattatttttgcaaaaacgacTTAAGAGATAAGATCAGACTGAAGAAATAATCTATATTAAGGTGGTAGATGGGTGTATACTCTAGCTATATTGAACATCCTAGTGCCTCATTAAAAATGATCCACCTACTACTAAATAGCATTATCCAAGGTATGACTGTTCCCATTCTTTACGCAAATAATCAgttatattcattatttattttttctaatcaTATACATcgtttatatattgattatacataattattcaCATATAATACGTAAATTATGCGTATATTATACCTTCACTGACTTTTTAGTTTAACCGATTTGGTGGGCGACTATTCGGGTTAATTCTTCCTAACTTTTTCCCCTGTCAAGTTTGAAATGTAGGGAAATGTCTCATAATGTTTCTAGAACAAGAATAGTAGTGAGGATGAAAGAAAGCATTCACTCTTATTTGGTGAGAAAATGATGTTTGTTCAGTTTCTAGAAGATGTTGATATGCATAGTTTTTTGATAAGCTGACCTTGACAGATTctattatcttcttcttcttctagcaAAACATTTTGGCCTTAAATGATTGGATACAACTAATGTAGGATTTACATCAAACTTATCCAAGTTATTATTTCCTCCCACCtttattatatatgaattttatTCTGTACCCAAGGGTGACACAGAGGAGCATTAGTGTAAATTAATAGATGAGTTTAATTACAAATAGGATTTGTATTGCTTGCGCCCTATAAATTTGCAATAGCAATTGCGATTAATAAATCGTATTTGCTAATCGCATTGTATAAATCGCATTTGAGTATTGCGCTTTATAAATCTTATTTCAATTGCATTTTATTCCAACTGCGCTCTATTAGTTAATTGCGCTTTGTAATTAGGAAGGTGAGGAGATCGAAAATCAAGGTGGACGGCTAGTAGGTAGTTGAGAGTATTAGTGTTAGTCCTTTTTTACCTGTTGTTCTTTGCGTCTCGATTTCTTACTATCTTATTGTTGTTAGTGCTAGATTTTTTTTTCTCGTGAGCCGAAGGCCTATATGGGAAACAGTCTTTCGACCTTCAAAGTGGGGCTAAGGTCTGTGTATAAACTATCTTCCCCATATCTCACTTATGAAATTATACTGagtttgttattattgttgttgttaactTGTAATTGTTTCTGACGATTGCATTTTGAGGCTCTATTTAGTTATCTCTATGTATAAAAAGGTCTTTGGggaaattaattttcttgcaagGACGCTGCTTGGAATCATTTAACTGGTGATTAGTTTAATAACTAGTGAATTTTTCGTCCTTAGCGCGATTTTAGATTAAAGAAAATTACTTTATACATCTATTTCTTGTTAACTTAAAActtcttccaaacacataaatttcacaaacaaaacaataaataaaaggcAAGACGTACAtatgaataaataaattattaaactgttttaGAAACTCTACGATAGTTGTATTATCTTGCTTAGTAAATAATTTGGTTACATGTATattatttagaaaaatagtttcGTCAATGACAGAATCAATTATCAAACCCAAATTTACACATTTATTCTTTTTATCTATCCTTCTCTTCCCTTCATTCCTGTTTTCCCCTTTATTTTTCTTCTATCCTTATAGTTGCCTATTTTTGCCTACTCTATTTATTAAATGTTTCGGAATGGTATCCTATCGcagttgaaaaagagttttaattttaattaataattgcAATTTCCAAGGTCATTGAAGGAACCGTTGTAGCGTTTAAAATTTTGGTAGCCTGAACACTTGCAACTGGTTTTGATAAAGTAGAATTACAAATCTTGCTCAAACATTgttaaattgtatttgaaaattaaaacaaaaacgtAAAGAAGGATTCAATTTTACCTATTGTGAGTAGTACTTGTTGCCTGaacattttttagtttttttttttttaaatcattactTTCTTCTCGTGCAAACGAATTACTATCAAGTTCCGTAGGAGTATTATTATTGTCTTATTGAATGTTTCATATCTGCAGATTCCAAGTCTaaaattttcaccatttttgtgaCGGATCAGAATATAGATAAGCAGGGGAGGACGGAGAATAGACGGTACATGTTGGTCGTAGTTTAGAATTCAATAACTTAAAAAGTTTAGAATctcgaacccataaacttcaaattctgacTCCGTCTCTCTAAATAAGTTGACAATCCTTTCAAACTCATGTGTATTTGGATATATTATCACTACCAACCTCCTTTGAAACCGAAGAACATCCTAAAAAGATTGGAATAAAATATCTCAACTTCTTCGACTTCACTTTTCGGTCCTGACCCGTTGGACTTCCTCCATGAAAGTAGAGCTTTTTCAACCTTGTTTTTCATATAGCACTAAACGCTCTTGAAATTCTCTTACACCCTGAATTTCAAGCAATATTAACTACATATTAATAAATATTCATTATAAGGAAGCGAAAAATATTTAATAGAGCGTTTTTGAATTCTTAAACATAAGTTGGTGAAAAGAATGGAGGAAGAACTGTGAATTTTATTCATACCTGGATATAGACATTGCAGTCAAAATCCTGAGGAAACAAACACATGCATATTATTACATCTCACTGATCAGCATAGTGATATAGAAAACTTTTGTTTATAAATTGAATAAACTACATACCAGTacatattaaattaattaccaatcaaaactattatatatttattaaaattgaacAACGGCACTTGAAAAAACTTGTCACTATCGATAGGAAAGAACTACtaactttttaaatatttaatacaATAAAACAACACGTACATAGCATTGGTGGCTTGGTATTTCAAAGAAGACTAGCTGTCGTAGAACTTAGCAAAAAATATCATGATTGTCAGTTGCCACGCATTTCCTAACCGTTGAATGGCGTCCTCTTAAATTATATGGAGTAATATTTGCATGCACCGTTATAATAACCGTTGCATTTCTTCGTTATGGAAGTAGAAAATAGATGTTGAACacgcaaaatgaagaaaaaaaatgagaaaaaagataaatagctTTCTTGATTATATAGAGGCGCCACATCACTTTTTTATTGCCctgctttatattaatatatagaTATTAATGGAGAGAGTAGAGACTACCTAATTTATAGATATGGCATCATTTACCGTCAAAAGCATCTCAGAGATTTCTGACCCATAGATTCCGTAATCTACCATAATGTTATACTTCGGCAAGCAGTGACGAAGTCAGAAAATTCAATAAGAGTGTTCAAATTTTAAATTCCTTTTGCTATACAGAAGTGTTGAAGGTCTATTTTTATATcaataacaaataatattttatcctatacataatataattttttggcGAAGATTGTTCAGTTGACTATCCTTGGCTACACATAGCTTCGCCCTTGTTGACAAGCTAGGTTGTTGGTCCTAATTAATTTCACAATCAAGCAAATAAAATAGATTCCATAGAAGTATGATCCTTTTACTAGTATAATTAGATTTGTTTGTGGAGAAGGAATACCTTAAaagagttacttaaggattataaGATGACAAGATTAGAGGTTGTGGTAAACTCACTGCTCgaattatatatacatatgttaaaaattaaaatattatacaTATAATAAGATCAAATTTGTCTTAAATCAATTggctttaaaattttaatttccgCGTGGCGGAATAGAGCAAGACAAGTGAAACCTTGTTGTGTATACCTCGTTTAGAATACATGTAACATTTTATCAATAcacagaggcggatctaggaatTAAAGTGTATGGGTTCCTACCGCAATTTTAAGTCAATATATCATAATAATCGAACTAAGGAATGAATATCGATATTCAACATAAATTTCAAAATACAAAATACTTAAAGAAAACATATGAATATAAACATTATCATTACAATTGTATTCGACGACTTGTCATGTTTTGAAAATGATCAATGATCGCATCATTAGGTACACTTTCAAATACTTCATCCTCTATATAACAAACTAAACAATCATTCAAAAATTCATCACCAATTCTGCTTCGCAAGTCATTTTTAACGTACTTCATCGAAGAAAAAGCTCTTTCTACCGTTGCTGTAGCGACATGCAATATCAAACTTAACTTTACAAGCAAATAAATAAGTCTCCAAGTCATGTGCAAATTTGTTTTAACCAACGTCTCTGAAAGATCACCAAGTCTTTTAAAGTTAGAAAATTCATTGCCCGCTTCTCGCACATAGTCAATATAGATGTCAAGCTCAAAACTAAGATCCTCAAGCATAGAATCAGTGAACTCGTTCGGATAGTGTGTAGCAAGTTTCATAATCCTATATTTATCATAATTTGCGAAAGATTTTCTGGACTCAAACTAGCCATACTAAAAAATTTTCTGGATATGCTACTATGTGGACGATTATTGCAATAATTTGTGGTTGACATGTACATCAAATTGGAAATAACGAGACTTGAGTATTTCATATTTGACCAATCAAATTTTAGAAGGGAAATATTGCAAGGTATAGTCGATAGTATCATGGTTGGAGAATGTCGAGGAGATAAAGTTGGTCAGAGAGTAATACTTCCGACATCATTTATCGGAGGTCCTAGGGATATGCGTTGCCGATATATGGATGCTATGACACTGGTTCAACGTTTTGGCAAACCAGGCCTAGTTATCACAATGACATGTAATGCTGATTGGGGGAGATTCAAGAAAATTTATGTGAGGGCCAACTTCCTCAAGACAGGCCTGACTAATTGGTGACAAGAGTTTTCAGAGCTAAATTGCAGGACTTAAAGGATCAAATATTCCACAAACAAATATTTGGGCCAGTCGCAACGCATGTATTTGTGGTTGAATTTCAAAAAAGAGGTCTACCTCACATACACCTTTTATTAATACTTAAAGAAGGACACAAGATAACATCACCAGATCCGCATAGCAAGTTTATTACAACGAAACTGCCAGACAAAGACGAATATCCACTATTGCATGAATTAGTTGTCAAGAATATGATGCACGGTCCATGTGGAAACTATCGTCCATCAAATCATGGTCAGTGCAAAAACCATTATCCTCGACCATTTAGCAATAAGTCAATACAGGGAAAGGATGGATACCTTATTTATAGGAGAAGAAATGATGGAAAGAGCGTAAAAGTTTGTGGCACGTTCATGAATAATCAGTGGGTTGTGCCGTATAATCCTTATCTACTAACTCGATACAATTGTCATATTAATGTGGAAGCTTGCTCCGGAGTTAAGGCAATAGAATATttgtacaaatatatatatatatataaaggtcaCGATAGGTGTGCTGTTTATATTGAGTCAGATGATGGGAAAAGAATAGTTGATGAAATTAAAAACTTCCAAGATGCGCGTTGGGTGTCTCCGTCAGAAGCACTTTGGAGAATTTATGAGTTTATTCTCAATGAGATGCAACCTCCGGTCATTAACCTTCAGATACATCTTCCAGATAAAAAAGCAGGTATAATTTTTATATCTAAAGTGAACTTTGTTACAGTATTCTTACTAATTAAGATTAAAGTGACCTGAAGAAAGTTATCTAAGTTTCTAATAAAAGTTTAATAACAATATTCCATTGAGTATACTATGCTCAGTTGCATACTTCTGCCATGAATTTTTAAATCAAATTCATATTAAATTATGAAAACAGAAACAATTTATTGTCTTCATTTGTCTTCATTTTTCGATAGTGCATAACATGAAAGACCCTTTCAAACCTTTAttgtctttatttttctttagttctcTATCTTCTACAGGATTTGTCGGGTCTCAGGATTTCAAATATATTAAGTTACAATGcaggatttttcttttcataacCATGATAATTTAATTCTCTTTATTACCTTCTAAGCTGCTACTTTTCCCCCCAACTTTCAATGTCTCTTTCGTATGCAATGAGTGACAAAACGCATTCCATGATATCCTGCTTTGACGAAGGTTCAAATTTGTGTGTAGGTTATTGCATTTGCCACATTCACTGTTAAATACAAGTTTTTAGTTCTTATGTCTTTTTCGGCCACATGAGATATATTGTGTTCAAATATGTTGTGCTCACGTTATTGGTTTTATAACTTTAACACAAGATATACTGACCTATAATTTTATATCTTTATTTATCTACTGGAAAAGGCAAAATTTGCAAACTGTTATAGCATCAGACAATGTCAAAAAAACAATGCTCACTGAGTATTTCAAGATATGCTCAACGGACGGGGAAGCGCGAATGTACCTATACAAAGAATTCCCAGAGTATTATGTATGGAACTCTCAATCAAAGACATgggcaaaaagacaaaaaatatcgGTAATTGGTCGAATTGCTACAGGTAACGAAATTAATATTTCACTCAATAAATATTTTATATCTTTTTAGAAATTTCATCTATTTTCCTTTTATCTTGAACAATGCAGCTAATCCTAGAGAAGCTGAAGGGTACTACTTGAGATTGTTGCTGAATCATGTCAGAGGACCCTTTTCGTTTGAAGACTTACTCATGGTTAATGTAAGAGAGTGTCAAACATTCAAGGAAGCTGCAAAAGAAAGAGGGTTACTAGAATCAGATAACAGTATTTCTGAATGCTTACGCGAGGCAGTTCTCTTCAAAATGCCATCGGCTCTTAGAAATTTGTTTGCAACTATATTGGTACATTGTAATCCAATGGACGTTAGAAAACTGCAGGACACATATTACGAGGATATGTCCGAGGACTTTAGAAGAATACATGAAAATTTATCTGATACTCAACTGCAATACACGTTGAAGAGCATTAATTATTTCCTACAAAGCATAGGCAAGAGTGCTGAAAAATATGATTTACCTAAACCCGATCAGTGTCGAGATGAAAATGTTCCCACAGAATGCAGAGAGATTATTGAAGAAAAGACTATACAAGTGTCTGAAGAAGATTTTAatgcacaatcaaagctaaatcttGAACAAGAGCAAGTTTTCAAGATTATATTGCAAAGAGTCGATTCTGGTAGAGCAGGTTTGTTCTTTGTGGATGCTCCAGGAGGAACCGGAAAAATATTCCTTTATCgtgcattacttgcaaatgtcaGATCAAGAGATATGATAGCATTAGCAACAACAACAAGTGATGTAGCAGCAATAATTTTACCAGGGGGTCGTACCGCTCACTCTAGATTCGACATACCTCTTCAAACGAGTGAAACAACCATCACAAATATGTCGAAGCAGAGTGGTGGAGCTAAATTGATACGAAAAGCAAAGTTTATAGTATGGGATGAAGCGCCTATGGCAAGGCGTCAAACTATTGAAACAGTTGACAGGAGCTTCCGAGATATAATGGATGTAGATGAACCGTTTGGTGGAAAAGTAATAGTTTTTAGAGGTGATTTTCGTCAAGTACAACCAATAGTTCCAAAATCAACAAGAGCTGAGACTGTAAATGCTAGCTTGGTTAGATCGTACTTATGGCCTAAAATGGAAAAGATTCAACTAACAATAAATATGAGAGCAAAGACAGATCCATCATTTATTGATTTTTTGCTTCACGTCGGCAATGGCGAAGAGCATACAATAAaagtgtcacggcccaaaatccaactagtcgtgatggtacctaacctaacccattaggtaagccaattaccaactgtccaatttcaatgaaattaattaaaagaaaatatctaaaaccaatatattttcccaagaactggtagtacaaatcatgagcttctaagaatagagtttacaaagcagaaatgaaataaatacatagtctgtttgaataatacataaacaaagcttttataaatctaaggctaccatgaacaagaggcagctacaacaggaatgtaggtacatcttcaaatcccgcaaccatcgagcacaacaacagcagcagccaacatctgcacgcaatgtgcagaagtatagtatcagtacaaccgaccccatgtactgagtaagtaacaaacctagccttaggttgaaagtagtgacgagcttctaccaaggtcgggtccaaaatcactaatccacaacagtccataacaacataaaataaataataccagaagtaactcagagataaaatgcacagtcaaatcatgatttcaacaataatagttcttcctttcaagtacatcactgaaaacccaaatcttttgccGAAGTTGTCAAAagtatgaatagtttgaaaacaataaatttctcccaaaatcttttcaataataaataagatgtttcattttccttccggataacctgtgtaaaaacaaatgcatcactatgcccatctgccaAAATGTGTggaaaatcatgaatgatgtgatgttgtacatcttgagaaaaatacatctctatgcctgtatgtcatgtgtgcgtGACAATGctatgcaactcagtgataaaatcataaacagtctctcgggcagacctcacaatcactcgtatacatcCCCTTAGGcttacctcataatcactcgtaaacagcccatcgggcataccttacaatcacgcatgcctcccagtcactcatcactcgacactcgcactcagtaggtacctgcgctcactagggatgtgtacagactccggagaggctccttcatcccaagcgctataatctgcacggataactcacgtgctgcacggcaaactcacgtgcaatagtgtaatataaggatccgcaaggccaactcacatgcaattgtataatatatggatccgcacggccaacttatgtgatgcacggccaactcacgtgcaatagtataatatatataaagccaacatggcatgcagcggcgtgcaacccgatcccaaaaagatcctcacaatcaggccatcggccttcctcaatcatcaatctctccagtctctctctcatgggctcacaatgtcatgagaattacccaaaataatgatatgatgtatcaataaataataacagagattgagatatgatatgcaatgaaatgaatatgattgagtatgaattttcaatttaaaataaataattcacaataatatgtcctctatgggtcccaataatattggcacatagcctcaacataatttttaatatatttttcggCTTAATtacataaaactgcatggaaaatgccaagattatttactACAAAAtttccacagaaataattatatcacaatttctatagtgcacgcccacaaacctgtcacctagcatgtgcgtcacctcttaacaattcacataatacatatattcagggttcataccctcagctccaagattagaagagttacttacctcgaacgagccgaatccaatgtcgagcaagctaaacaatgctccagaaatcccattttGCACGTACCAACTCCCGAACGGatcgaatctaccacaattattttgattcagtccacacaatttatagtaattaattccatatcataatactaatattttccacaaaattatGCCCTAAAACTCACCCGTGGGGCCGATATCttgaaatccgacgaaactcaaaaaatccgacaactcatccaattacgagttcaaccatactaatttcactctaatccgactccgaatcggtgttcaaatctcgaaaatttattttatgaagtttctacaaatttTTACCTCAAAATACTAATCggatgatgaaatcattgatatattcatgtatattaaccaaattcgagttagaatcacttgccccgatgaatttcttgaaaacctgcgaaaaatcgccacaaaccgagctccctaggtccaaaatgtgaaatgaTACCCTAAACCCTATTTATATAGTGCACCTCTGATCTCCTACTTAGCGGTCCGCAAAAGTTTGAGCGCGGCCGCGCCTCACAAGTCCTACAGTCGCGAAATActggtgcggtccgcaaaattcttGGTGGCTGCActgccaggctttagtattttagccataactttctctacagatgtccaaataaTAAGTTCTATACCTTTCTggaaaactagacacgaagggctacaatttttattttttcatcatctcaactttccttgtagatcaaaagatataggcttccgaagtcggactagCGAATCTGCAGAA comes from the Nicotiana tabacum cultivar K326 chromosome 14, ASM71507v2, whole genome shotgun sequence genome and includes:
- the LOC142169177 gene encoding uncharacterized protein LOC142169177, whose amino-acid sequence is MYLYKEFPEYYVWNSQSKTWAKRQKISVIGRIATANPREAEGYYLRLLLNHVRGPFSFEDLLMVNVRECQTFKEAAKERGLLESDNSISECLREAVLFKMPSALRNLFATILVHCNPMDVRKLQDTYYEDMSEDFRRIHENLSDTQLQYTLKSINYFLQSIGKSAEKYDLPKPDQCRDENVPTECREIIEEKTIQVSEEDFNAQSKLNLEQEQVFKIILQRVDSGRAGLFFVDAPGGTGKIFLYRALLANVRSRDMIALATTTSDVAAIILPGGRTAHSRFDIPLQTSETTITNMSKQSGGAKLIRKAKFIVWDEAPMARRQTIETVDRSFRDIMDVDEPFGGKVIVFRGDFRQVQPIVPKSTRAETVNASLSIQ